The proteins below are encoded in one region of Penicillium psychrofluorescens genome assembly, chromosome: 4:
- a CDS encoding uncharacterized protein (ID:PFLUO_006202-T1.cds;~source:funannotate): MSSDAPPPLGERISGLFEPAQLMIWAMSHYFRVCTEAVFQKGQVLAPLLQTGRLRDEAFGRFWIEFSSTPARTAAIEPNSEDEANNAPVGSSALIPPLLKTASGVVLDIGPGTGTQMPLLRSPAIKAIYGAEPCAGLHAELRKKAASEGLAEKYTILPCGVAAAELVPALADVGVDVDSGGVFDTILCVRVLCSVPEMERTVRELYRLLKPGGRLLITEHVVNPWRTAKGSLAGRLAQAVYQFLGWSWYIGDCHLDRDTEKVLRVAAEGDGGWESMQLDRCFEWSAMPYLSGTLVKKSG, encoded by the exons ATGTCATCCGACGCTCCCCCGCCGCTCGGCGAGCGGATCTCTGGACTGTTCGAGCCAGCGCAGCTAATGATCTGGGCCATGTCCC ATTACTTCCGCGTCTGCACCGAAGCAGTCTTCCAGAAAGGACAGGTCCTCGCGCCTCTCTTGCAGACTGGTCGACTCCGCGATGAAGCGTTTGGGCGCTTTTGGATCGAGTTCAGCT CAACACCGGCACGCACCGCCGCCATAGAACCCAacagcgaggacgaggccaaCAACGCACCCGTAGGCTCCTCCGCTCTAATCCCACCACTCCTCAAAACCGCCTCGGGCGTGGTACTAGACATCGGCCCCGGCACCGGCACGCAGATGCCTCTGCTGCGCTCACCGGCCATCAAAGCAATCTACGGCGCAGAGCCATGCGCCGGCCTACAcgccgagctgcgcaagaaaGCCGCGTCGGAGGGTCTAGCGGAGAAGTACACCATCCTCCCCTGCGGCGTCGCAGCCGCGGAACTTGTGCCTGCGCTGGCGGATGTTGGCGTCGACGTTGATTCGGGAGGCGTCTTCGACACGATCCTCTGCGTGCGGGTCCTCTGCTCCGTTCCTGAAATGGAACGCACCGTGCGCGAGCTATATCGGCTTCTCAAACCGGGGGGTCGGCTACTGATCACGGAGCATGTGGTGAATCCCTGGCGTACGGCTAAGGGGTCGCTGGCTGGACGTCTCGCGCAGGCGGTTTACCAGTTTCTCGGGTGGAGTTGGTATATTGGGGATTGTCATTTGGATCGCGATACGGAGAAGGTGTTGCGGgtcgcggcggagggagatggcggtTGGGAGAGTATGCAGCTGGATAGGTGCTTTGAGTGGTCTGCTATGCCGTATCTTTCAGGTACTTTGGTTAAGAAGAGTGGGTAG